The following coding sequences lie in one Flavobacterium sediminis genomic window:
- a CDS encoding DUF4134 domain-containing protein, producing MEKQRKKVLLTAAAMLSAIGVFAQGNGSAGINEATQMVTSYFDPATQLIYAIGAVVGLIGGVKVYNKFSSGDPDTSKTAASWFGACIFLIVAATILRSFFL from the coding sequence ATGGAAAAACAAAGAAAAAAAGTTTTGCTGACGGCAGCGGCTATGCTGTCAGCAATTGGTGTGTTTGCACAGGGAAACGGCTCGGCAGGCATCAACGAGGCTACCCAAATGGTAACGTCTTATTTCGACCCCGCAACCCAATTAATTTACGCCATCGGTGCGGTCGTGGGGTTAATCGGAGGTGTTAAGGTGTACAACAAATTCAGTAGTGGCGACCCTGACACATCGAAGACTGCGGCAAGCTGGTTCGGTGCGTGTATCTTCTTAATCGTAGCGGCTACCATCCTGCGTTCATTCTTCCTTTAA
- a CDS encoding helix-turn-helix domain-containing protein, producing the protein MQLTVGSMQLLNYICTFIIKLILIIFEMKISGRHIGEMLKEAREQRQLTQEQLAQKVGKKRSYISKVETDYGNNIKLQTLKEIVEKGFDGTVKINLEL; encoded by the coding sequence ATGCAATTAACAGTTGGTTCAATGCAACTTTTAAATTACATTTGTACATTCATAATAAAGTTAATTTTAATCATTTTTGAGATGAAGATATCAGGCAGACATATTGGAGAAATGCTGAAGGAAGCCAGAGAACAAAGGCAATTAACTCAAGAACAATTAGCTCAAAAAGTAGGTAAGAAAAGGAGTTATATTTCTAAGGTCGAAACTGATTATGGAAATAATATCAAACTTCAAACCCTTAAAGAGATAGTAGAAAAAGGATTTGACGGTACGGTTAAAATTAATTTGGAACTCTGA
- a CDS encoding DUF2326 domain-containing protein: protein MLIKIYSETNLIDTVPFHNGINIILGKYSGDKEARGINGIGKSTLVRLVDFTLLSGKAEKRFAQKKYDFLRDDDHTITLEFDIQGQKYFIKRGFSDTKKIFFGKRPDALDEYEKPEMPKVLEGIFFPTENNEVFFEGKRYGTLMEFFVKDDLQNQQRADPLNFVSYNANAREKALYNFYLLNLPTKTLLKYNEVSSEYERYNNTVKSLSEKVKADTGKDIQEFRTERLKIEKDIAALESSLKEYNFLANHKEIEQKLNQVISEINEQSIIYHNTNRKLDKLKSSYNEVSSIDLDKIRKLYNETVATFGNFVKRSLDEVIDFKKQLLANRNKYLLEEEKKLQSSIDQSLIQLEKLEKNRSQLFSLLKERGALDRIESTYERLVNEKTLLERNTSIVREIDEIEEILGNSNIVIAELKRDIVSELNKQQTYLDELRLLFQQILENAIYLDEEFDNSYFNITLNSTSPRNQLPFKISLEIPKADALGQERLKIVAYDLMVFLKSRIDKRNIPDFLVHDGVFHAISYRTISNVLNYMYHKSNELHNFQYIVTFNEDEIDLNGDESKFGKFDFDWSKQVIAEYSDTEQETIFKRFF from the coding sequence ATGTTAATTAAAATATATTCAGAAACGAACCTTATAGATACTGTTCCATTTCACAATGGAATAAACATCATATTGGGTAAATACTCTGGGGATAAAGAAGCAAGAGGTATTAATGGTATTGGCAAGTCCACGTTGGTTAGGCTTGTTGATTTTACCTTATTAAGTGGTAAAGCAGAGAAAAGATTTGCTCAAAAAAAGTATGATTTTTTACGGGATGATGACCACACCATTACTTTAGAATTTGACATACAGGGACAAAAGTATTTTATTAAGAGGGGTTTTTCCGATACAAAAAAAATCTTTTTTGGAAAACGACCAGATGCTCTTGATGAATATGAAAAACCTGAAATGCCCAAAGTACTGGAAGGGATATTTTTCCCGACAGAGAACAACGAAGTGTTCTTTGAAGGAAAAAGGTATGGAACGTTAATGGAATTTTTTGTTAAGGATGATTTGCAAAACCAGCAAAGGGCTGACCCTTTAAATTTTGTTTCCTACAATGCCAATGCAAGAGAAAAGGCATTATATAATTTTTATTTGCTTAACCTTCCAACTAAAACGCTTTTAAAATATAATGAGGTTTCTTCGGAATACGAAAGGTATAATAATACAGTAAAATCCCTTTCAGAAAAGGTCAAAGCAGATACAGGTAAAGATATTCAGGAGTTTAGAACCGAGCGTCTAAAAATTGAAAAAGATATTGCAGCACTCGAAAGCAGTCTGAAGGAGTATAATTTTCTTGCCAATCATAAAGAGATAGAGCAAAAATTAAATCAGGTCATTTCTGAAATTAATGAGCAATCTATCATATATCATAATACAAATCGGAAATTAGATAAACTAAAATCCTCTTATAACGAGGTGTCATCTATTGACCTGGACAAAATTCGTAAACTCTACAATGAAACGGTAGCAACGTTTGGCAACTTTGTAAAAAGAAGTTTAGATGAAGTTATAGACTTTAAAAAGCAACTTTTGGCGAATAGGAATAAATATTTGTTAGAGGAAGAAAAGAAATTACAATCCTCAATAGACCAAAGTTTAATACAACTTGAAAAATTAGAAAAAAATAGGAGCCAATTATTTTCATTGTTGAAAGAGAGAGGTGCGTTGGATAGGATTGAGAGTACCTATGAAAGATTAGTGAATGAAAAAACGCTTTTAGAACGAAACACCTCTATTGTAAGAGAAATTGACGAAATCGAAGAAATATTAGGGAACTCAAATATTGTAATAGCTGAATTAAAGAGGGATATTGTTAGCGAACTAAACAAGCAACAAACCTATCTTGATGAGTTGCGATTGTTATTTCAACAAATTCTTGAAAATGCTATCTATTTGGATGAAGAATTTGATAATTCTTATTTTAATATCACATTAAACTCTACTTCGCCAAGAAATCAATTGCCTTTTAAAATAAGTCTGGAAATTCCCAAAGCGGATGCTTTAGGACAAGAACGTTTAAAAATTGTAGCATATGATTTAATGGTATTCTTAAAAAGCAGGATTGACAAACGGAACATCCCGGATTTTCTTGTACACGATGGTGTATTTCACGCCATATCATACAGAACAATATCCAATGTCCTGAACTATATGTACCATAAATCAAATGAGCTACATAACTTTCAATATATCGTTACTTTCAATGAGGATGAAATTGATTTAAACGGGGACGAAAGTAAGTTCGGAAAGTTTGATTTTGATTGGTCTAAACAAGTAATTGCTGAATATTCAGATACAGAGCAGGAAACAATTTTTAAACGTTTTTTTTAA
- a CDS encoding endonuclease codes for MAKYQLPPLKDERLFEELTCDLFNFVENTSSYENTDFQTFGVKGQNQKGIDVFSTKTKTVIQCKLKSIGRKDETIRKNLIQDINADLEKARDLAIDFDKFVFASTFRDDAQIQEYLNQIKREQGLPFHLYYWGWDTITKHIEQSEALLHKYFPKFVKKSKPVKPKIELPDGALGKELSKKNYIDYLKKRYGDWKQIELNKKGEKFNWAAFTISLSKRYKASGMNYIDVRHFDDLASYLKSRIDGTIMGKVNKSKGIKNYSVFEEFSETEI; via the coding sequence ATGGCGAAATATCAATTACCCCCTTTAAAAGATGAAAGGTTATTCGAGGAACTCACTTGTGATTTATTCAATTTTGTAGAGAATACTTCGTCATATGAAAATACAGACTTTCAGACATTTGGCGTGAAAGGGCAAAATCAGAAAGGTATTGATGTCTTTTCTACTAAAACCAAAACGGTAATACAATGCAAATTGAAAAGCATTGGAAGAAAAGACGAAACTATCAGGAAAAATCTAATTCAGGATATAAATGCAGACTTAGAAAAAGCAAGGGATTTAGCAATTGATTTTGACAAATTTGTTTTTGCTTCTACATTTCGTGACGATGCTCAAATACAGGAATACCTAAATCAAATTAAAAGAGAACAGGGACTACCATTTCATTTGTATTATTGGGGATGGGATACTATAACAAAACATATTGAGCAATCAGAGGCTTTATTACATAAATATTTTCCAAAATTTGTAAAAAAGTCTAAGCCTGTAAAGCCAAAAATTGAATTACCGGACGGAGCATTGGGAAAAGAGCTTTCTAAGAAGAACTATATTGACTATTTAAAAAAACGGTATGGCGATTGGAAACAGATTGAATTAAACAAAAAAGGAGAAAAATTTAATTGGGCTGCTTTCACCATTTCATTATCCAAAAGATATAAAGCATCAGGAATGAATTATATTGATGTTCGACACTTTGATGATTTGGCATCATATCTAAAAAGCCGGATTGATGGTACAATAATGGGAAAAGTAAACAAGTCTAAAGGAATAAAAAACTATTCTGTGTTTGAAGAGTTCTCGGAAACTGAAATATAA
- a CDS encoding DUF5710 domain-containing protein, producing MPLKINVPYSDKDVAKSKGAFWDVEQKTWFVPDHKDINDFQQWIDKSKASVIIKSPVSIALNSSDCYKCANKTAVISLASNNFYYLSTDDNEDEKWFRADGLSFFSMPIFIENELAGKINRLFPNYKIAYSKTAESSYWANLCENCGALQGDFFLHSEPGGAFFPLEIEEYEQLTFITVPSKFDVEIDADYSWLSNADDIPDYAKSITYEEFLEQKK from the coding sequence ATGCCATTAAAAATAAATGTACCCTATAGCGATAAAGATGTTGCCAAATCAAAAGGCGCTTTTTGGGATGTGGAACAAAAAACTTGGTTTGTTCCTGACCATAAGGATATTAATGATTTCCAACAATGGATAGACAAATCAAAAGCATCGGTTATTATAAAATCGCCTGTATCAATTGCTTTAAATAGTAGTGATTGTTATAAATGTGCAAACAAAACTGCTGTCATATCCTTAGCTTCAAATAATTTTTATTATTTGAGTACTGACGACAATGAGGATGAAAAATGGTTTCGAGCGGATGGGTTGTCTTTTTTTAGTATGCCGATATTTATCGAAAATGAACTTGCAGGCAAAATCAATAGATTATTTCCAAATTATAAAATTGCGTATTCTAAGACGGCGGAAAGTAGTTATTGGGCAAATCTTTGTGAGAATTGTGGAGCTTTGCAAGGCGACTTTTTTCTACATTCAGAACCTGGCGGTGCTTTCTTTCCTTTAGAAATAGAAGAATATGAACAATTAACTTTCATTACTGTTCCCTCCAAATTTGATGTAGAAATAGATGCTGATTATTCTTGGTTGAGCAATGCTGATGACATTCCTGACTATGCTAAATCAATAACCTACGAAGAATTTTTAGAACAGAAAAAATAA